The genomic stretch ggaaaaaaaaaaaaggatgaagaaaGATGGGGTGGAGACAGGCAGGAGTCTTTGTCCATGTGGTTTGGAGAATCCAACCCTATACATCCCTTTGTGGTCTCTGTCGTCTTGTTCGCTAAGCTGAGCTATAGAACAGCAACAGCACAGAAGCGGAGAAGAGCACAGGATTGGGATTTCGGTGCTCACTCAACCTGATAGGCTGATACTCAAGACACTTCCATCTTCCCATCAAATGAGAGGGGATCTCCCTCGTCTGTCTGCAGAAAGAGCGGCAAGTTCTATCTGCACGAGATAAAGTCGTGTGGAGACGGATAAGCGGGGACCCAATTCACTCCCCAAGCGCCCATCTTTTGGAGCTGGGAAAAGGTGGGAGGAAAGCGCTTTCGGGATCTTCAGAATCTCTCGACGGGAGTGGGGAGATCCATGTGCGCCTCTTGTTGTTCAGATGATGCCTGTGAATGATTGATCAGACAGACCAGGGAGGCATAGACCGATGACTTTGGATCGTTGCGCGATAGTATGACTAATGAATGAGGAAGCGGCCACTGTTTACCCCCGGGcccgtctttcttcttgacGCTCTGAATGTTCCCGGCGGGGCCCCGTTCTTCCGGCCCCGTAGAATTGATCCATGCCTATCTGGCCATTGGCTTCGTTTTCATTTGGCGTTCCCTCCTGTCACATATCTGCATTTTCCATAATAAAGGTAATGAATCCAGCTAAGAATGGAGCAGTTCCATGGTATCTTGAGAAATGGATCCTCTCGGATCGTAACAAATAAAGGTGCGCAAAAAAATCGAGATCCACCCAAACTCAATCGGACGGTATTAATTGGCTGATTTTGGGTGGTTCCCACTAGGTAAAGGTTCGGTTTCCGGTTCCAATTTGCTGGAACTAGTGGGTCCTGGTCTGATTTTCAATTCCAAGTGGAAATCACTCATCCGAACCAACCGGACCGGACCTattatataataaatatatatatgtgtgtctgtatttttgtttaattctaGTTATTTCTCTTTAATCACTTGGCCATCTCCTCGGTTTGGCAAGGAATTCCCTTTGTTATCTCATCCGACACCTTCCGGTCCGTGATTCCTATGATGCTCAAATTATTTTGCGCAGGGCATCGAAGTCGATATCAAAGATTTGACTGGTATTTGGCAATCCTAGGGGTTGTATGCTAATCAGTCTCTTCTCATAGAGATCTATAATTTTCTGACCTTAATGAATTTATCAGTTGTATTACTTATATAAGTGCTGGCTAGTTTTTATATGCAATAAGGACGTCACAAGTGCCCGAACGTTTATCCTCCTTTTCACTACATTATATCGAAATCTTTTCTCTTGttaaatcaaatattttgatcTTTCAAAATGTAGGCCAATATGAGGCCCTCCGTTGATATGGTTGATGGATAATGTCAACATGGAGAATATACCATATTGATGTCAAATGCAACCTCTTAAAGCGACATCGCGCCAGCAAAGATGTATTGTACTGCCAAATTTATTCACGTTTGTGatatctctctctatttctctctccagCAAAATTGCATAACACGACAATTTGTTAAGCATAGACATCACATCGTTCGATGATGGATCTGTAATCAGCATTCACCCCGAAAGGCATGCGGCAGCGGATGAACCGGGAGGATCCATTGAATGCTCGCCATCCATATTGATCCCGATGGCGTCGACTTGTACTCGGACCAAATTAAATATCTCGTAACCAAAGAGATGACAACATCTTatcgtctttctttctttctgaccAAGGGCTTCTGCTTTGACAAAGGAAAAACCAAGGAACGGTGACGTGAATGGGCCATTTTGTGTTTAGTCGGATCTCGCACGTCTCCTGAATATCCAAATATCGAGGGGACCAAAGCAATCAAAAGGGAGAGTGGTTTGGCTTGTACCCCATAATTGACCATTAAAGATCCATAAAGGAATCTATCGCGCGGCCCCCACGCAGCTCCATAATTGCAGCATGCCTCGTCTTTTTAGCACGACAGGCATGGTGGGAGGAAATCCGAAAGTCCAGGACCcaatcttagatttttttttttctaattgagacGTTCGGGCCAACTTACGTGCACTTCGATTATTTCTTGAGGAAGACTAAGACAAGAACCTACCGTCATGATCTCCTACTTAAATTATAGATATTCGGTTGAGGAATCAAATTTGGAATCGATCCGCCTAACCACACAATCCTAAGTACGCCTTAACCAACCGAGTCATCCATGAGTAGGTGGATCCATCTTAGATGTTTGTCATTTGTTAATCCAAAGCCTTATTCGGGTTCGATTATAgagatatttttgaaaaatgattgtttatatcacttataaaaatgaatgaatgaaggaTATGTGGCTCGTGGAAATGTTACCtaagcttttataatttttctttttcgcccGTGTGCCATGATCCTACCGATTTCTACAGGGTTGTTCTCACTGAAAGAAGatagccaaaaagaaaagcaatattTCTCCCTGCCGTGGAATTTCTTATTTACGTATAATACCAGCCAATCACAGCTCATCCACATGGGTCGCACGTGTCAAACCATCATTTGCCAGCCTCCATTGTTCCCTTTGTATTTTTCCTCTTAAATTACATTCCCTCATTTTTCATCCCAATaaatctctgtctctctctttatAGAGAACTCCATCATCATCACTCATCGCCCGCACTCCCCCATTTATCATCCCTCTCGCTCCAGAAAACCCCATCTTCaaacgagcgagcgagagagggatagcgagaagaagaagaagaagatgggtgTTCACGGGCCATCAACATCACTTATGGGGttgctcttctccttcttcatgcTCTTGGCCTTGTCGTCGGCCGCGGACATGTCCATCATCAGCTACGACCGGGCCCACGGCGGCCACCCCGGCCGGCGCACCGACGCCGAGGTCATGGCCCTCTACGAGTCATGGCTCGTGAAGCACGGCAAGGCCTACAACGCCCTGGGCGAGAAGGAGAGGCGCTTCGAGATCTTCAAGGACAACCTCCGGTTCATCGACGAGCACAACTCCCAGAACCGGAATTACACTGTCGGCCTGAACCGGTTCGCCGACCTGACCAACGAGGAGTACCGGTCCATCTACCTGGGGGCCCGCCCAGGCGCCGGGACGCGGCTCGCCAAGAGCCGGAGCAGCCGCCGCTACGAGCCGCGGGTCGGGGAGGAGCTGCCGGAGTCCGTCGACTGGAGGAAGGAAGGCGCGGTGGTCGGCGTCAAGGATCAGGGAAGCTGCGGTGAGTCTCTCTGCCGATGACGATTCTCTATTTTTGGTAACTCACGATttcttggtaaaaaaaagtGAGTTTTGGACATCTTGGTTTGACTGGGAGCAAAATATAAACTTTAAATGATTTCGACgtgaaaatcagaaaatgaaaacTTCCGATagtaataaattttaattcGGAAAAGTAAGTTAGAAactgaaaacaaaaagaatgctcattttttctttttttttggtcggagaaaGAGAGAATGCTCATTAAAGACCTATTTTCCTTCCTTATTTATCTTGTGGTTGCtgtcttttgttgtttttataTCTTCGGGTGATTTATTTGTCTTCGTCGGAGTTTCCCAGTTCCTTCTGTCTTTGCATGAATCATTTCTTGCGTTCCTAGGAAGTCCGGAAGACGACAATGTTGGGAATATGTTTCTTGGCTTGGTCGGGATGGTAATTACGAAGGATTGTGAAGGGCAGTCTTGGCCTTACTCGAGCCACAGTGTCGTGTTCCATTTGGGCAGTGCTTCATTAGGAAGGAAGGGTTCATCGGGTCATAGGTTGAATTTGACTTTTCTTCGGAACGTGGCCATGTTACAGAGTGTTCATGAAGCTGCTTGTGCCCACCTccttttgaaaatgatctttcgaCTCTTTCGTAGCGAGAGGCTTTACGTAACTGACCTACTTGAACCAGCTCATGTAACTGAATTAAGTTTAAATCAAGACACTAGATTAGACGATAAGATATGTCGGGAAGATATCTTCTGTCATGGCGGTCAGTAGATCTCATCGTCTTATCTGATTAATTTTCTaccaaaacaaaggaattatcTTGGATCATATTACAGTAAAAAAGAAATCCGGGTATACCTTTCATACTTGTGAAATACTATGTCAGTAGACACAATGAACCAGCGAAGGCAAGAGCATGAGAAACGTGATTAGTATGGTATTGTTTCCATTACCCGACTAAAAAGTACTCACGCGCCCGCTTAACACTTCATTATTGGCACGGCGACCCATTAGGCTCGCAGCGTAAAGGAACAGGATTGAAAAGTGCATGCAGAAATGGCATTTGTCGACATGGGACATGGTTTAAGGGGGACGAGAAACATTTAGATGATAATACCTCCTGAAGTATCATTCTGATCATAGGGTCTTCATGTCAATAACCTGCATAGCTCACTTAAGGATTGCTGCATACTTATATTCATTTGTTTAACGAGTTTTTGGGGTCGTAAATCTTTATCAAAAGTCTTGACATTGATCACTaatactcattttcaaagatATGTGATTGCGTTTGAATTGAATCTGATAAAATCAGGGAGTTGCTGGGCCTTCTCCACCATTGCCTCCGTGGAGGGAATAAACAAACTCGTGACTGGCAACCTGATCTCACTGTCGGAGCAGGAGCTGGTGGATTGCGATACTACTTATAATGAAGGTTGTAATGGAGGTCTCATGGACTACGCTTTTGAGTTCATCATCAACAATGGCGGGATTGACTCTGAGGAAGATTATCCGTATAAAGCTGTCGATGGCAGATGCGACCAATATCGAGTCAGTATTGATCCCTGTGTCTTTCAGTGGTTAGAGAGACGCATTTCGATAAGGATTCTCTCATGTCTTTTCCTATTCTTTTGTGCAGAAGAATGCCAAGGTTGTTACAATAGATGATTACGAAGATGTTCCAGCGAACGACGAGAAAGCATTGCAGAAGGCAGTCGCTAATCAACCAGTCAGTGTGGCCATCGAAGCCGGCGGTCGGGAGTTTCAGTTGTACCAGTCGGTAATATCCTCTCCTGAGCATGGCAACTTTGGCGTCTCTTTCAAAGAGTGCGATTAATCAACATGAAGTAAGCTGTGAATCTGCAGCTTATACAACTTTGGAAAACCCTTTTCATGAATTAGTTCCTGTTGGTTTAACTCATGCATCTATCAGGCGTTCTTCCTAAATGAATTGAGTAAGCTGGTTTGCTCTTCAAGTTACACCCACAGAATATCATCAACCAACATTTTCCCGGAAGCATTCTTGAATTGTAACATGCATCCCTCATGAGTTATCAGCTTAAAAATTTTGCACTGCTTGCATCGGCAACCTATTTCTTACTGTAATTTCTGCAGGGTATTTTCACTGGAAGATGTGGTACTGCATTGGACCATGGAGTGGCCGCCGTAGGATATGGCACAGAAGACGGAATGAATTACTGGATCGTAAAGAACTCTTGGGGCAAGAGCTGGGGAGAGCAGGGTTATATCAAAATGGAGCGTAACGTGGCCAATACTGTGACTGGCAAGTGCGGGATCGCAATGGAAGCGTCTTACCCCATCAAGGAAGGCCAGAATCCGCCGAACCCAGGGCCGTCTCCCCCATCTCCGATAAAACCACCAACCACTTGTGATCGTTATTACTCATGTCCCGAGAGCACAACTTGCTGCTGCGTCTATCAGTATGCCAACTATTGCTTTGCCTGGGGATGCTGCCCGCTTGAGGCCGCCACGTGCTGCGAGGACCATGAAAGCTGCTGCCCCCATGAGTACCCTGTCTGCAACATAAATGAAGGGACCTGCTTATTGGTAATAAATCATAAAAGCTCTTGCTTTGATCAGTTAATACTTCAGTACTGGCCCCGTTGCCGTCTGGGGGTATTTCTTTTTACGTGTGTGGATTGGattttgctgatgttgattTTTCCCGCAGAGCAAGAACAACCCTCTAAGTGTTAAGGCACTGAAGCGTACCCCAGCACAGTTTCACTGGGCCTACGGGAGCGGTGGCAAGAAGAGCAGCACGTAGTGGGAAGGTTTGCCTTTTAAGCATTGGGATGAACAGCTTTGCCAGAGAGTGAAGCAATTGCAGTGAGTCACTATGATACACACCTACTTTCATTTCACTATACTAAGGGGATGACAGCTGAGCCCCAGTATTACCAAACAGATCGAAAGTTTAATCGATGTTAATCAGACGAAGAATATGTATATAGTTCTGTGCTGTATTTATTGTTCAGGTTGCATTTTATCAACAGACCAATTGTTCCTGGCTTCCATCATGTCCATTTATGGATTAAGAGGAAGTATGCTTAGTCCTTTGAATTCTTTCTGTTGCTTAATGCTGCATATTCCTTTCTTCCTGCCTTCTTAGTCTTTACTGTGAGATTGGGGAGGGATCAGAGAACATTTCCTTGTTGCAAATCCTCATTGACAGTCTGGAATGTTGAGGAGAGTTTCAGGCATGTGTCGTTCAGAAAATGCACATGCTGTTTAAGCACTAACCTCAGCTCTGCCACCGTATCATACCATGTCGCATTCAAATTAGAACAGTGCATTGGAGAAGATGCTCGAAACTCACCATCTGGGCAAAAATCTTGTACTTCTGCATAATAACTCAATGTATTAGTAAAAGTAAATGCCTCCTCGCAGAGTGCATGAGATGCTCGAGACAGCGAGCTAGATAGAGATTTCCACCCAAATTTAACAAGAGTTGAAGATCCAAATGTCGATTGCCAAAAAGCTCTAAGATGCAAGATGGCCGGCATCATGCAAGACATGAAAAGCTTGTCTGAAAAGGCGTATCCATGGTTAGCTTCAATTGCGGCCAGAGGatttgcaaaaataatgctcATACATTGGTCTGATGGGCATATTTAAAATCAGCACTTTGTATTTCCACTGCTCTCTCAGGAAGCGCCATACACGTATTCTACCACGTTAGCATGCCCACACACAGTCGGAAGTTTTTGTCTTGCTCATTGTCTTATGCGTCCAAGGAATCCACATGAGCATACCACGTTAGCTCACCCACAGATGTATGTCTTGAAGTTTGATCTTTGCATGGTACTGAAAAAGTGAGCTTCTATGTGCGGATACAGATAAGGTGATCTCTGGACATTTAAATGGAGGAATACTCTTTGTAATTGGTGGACTATGAGTTAATGATTTTGCTTGGCAATCATCACGGGGACAAATGGATTTTAAGATATCTCAGGACAACCGATCTTCTCTTCGGTTGTCCATTCCGCTAGACTGGTTTCGGATGTCAATGGAAGCAGAGTACATAATAATTAATTACCCCTTGGGAAGATAAATGGTAGACGGAAGGCAAGTGTATAATTACCCCTGAAGAGATCATGCCACTTTTTTGAATGTTCAGTAACTCAGATAATTCAAAGTGTCTTCTGACTCTCAAGAACCATTACCCTCTAGGATTTAATTGAGCAAGGTTATCTTGCTCGGATTCGATGACACTGCCCAGCCAGTTTTAGGACGATATTGATGACAAGTTAAAGAGAACTGGCACAGATTTTCTGCCGCGGAACTTTTTTCTGTCCTTTGCCTTTTGTATCTCAACTCCTGAAACCTGCTTTTTCTTATTTGGTTCTTGGTTTGTAGGCATGTTGGAGACGTTAAGCTCACAATGCATTGCTTGTCAAATTTTACCGTTAATTTGACATAGTTTCTGGCATCTATATGTTTACTTACGTCTTTGTTCCAAACAAAGCAATGTAATTTGTCTTGCAGTTTTGCAGCAAGCTGCAGCAAACTCTCATCAACCACCGCTGCCGCCCTTTGCAAACCTTGACCTCGGCTCATTTGTTTGCTCTCCGGCAGCAGCAACCATCATTCCAGCGTTGCCCATCCCCATCCCCACCTCCTCCATTATCAATAACCTCTGGCTCCTATCACTGGGCTCAACCGCTGTATCCGCCTTCAACTCAAGGTAAACTCAATCCGCCATGTTTCATTACTAAAAATGATCACTGTGACGCAGGTTCAGTCTCTGGAGCCTAGAAGCTGCAGCCCACAGGATGGTCTTAATCTCTTTTGACTGTATCACTCATCCAATGAAGATGTGGAAAGCTGCTGCTTTTAGTGTTTGAGATTGTCTCGACACTTTCTTGTCACTTTTGGATTGAAGACTTGCTCCTTTAACTGTATTAAGCTTGAACACATCGTACTTTAGGTAATGGCCTCGTGTTTTTCTTAGTCTCATTGATGGTTTATGGTCATAtcctcccccccaaaaagaaGGCAATTCAGCAAGCGTTCATAATTTGCACTTGTGTAAATTAGGCTTGTAcgtttagaccaaaaaaaaaaaaaaagaatattaggCCCGTACGTAGACTCCCACCTTTACTCGCTCCCCTAGGGTTTCCCCCATCCCAACAGCTGCCAAGCCCCTCTTTCGCAACCTTCTTCCGAGGggttcattctctctctctccctcacccctcatcctcttccttttccttcgTGTTTTCGTATCtcttcgtttcttttttgttgatttcGCGGCCATCCCGTCGACTTCTTCCACGTGAAGAGTTTTGTCTAATGAGCTCGGAAGATCGAAGCGTGAGTGCCTCGAAAGAATCAACTATTCTGGATCCGCTTGCCCGTTTTGGCTCGACTATTCCGGATCCGCTTGCTCATTTTGGTTTCGATACTTGCATATAGTCGGTTTAtctgaaaataattttgtgaTCGGCTAGGATCTCTTTTGCAGGTCTTCTCTCCCAATCTAGagttatatttatattttggtACTCTTCCATTCTGATATAAAAATATCTAGTATTTACATGGTATTTTTTGTACTCATTGTTGTTGTTATCCTTTTCGGTGATGGTGCTGGGGACGCCGAATCTAGGTGCATACCGTCTTTTGAAAAAGATTTACGTAAAAAAGGATATCTCGGCATGTGCTTGTCATTGATGCCATATTCACCGATTAATCGCTGGCCGAGCTTTGATAGTGTTACGGATCCGTCTTTGTGGTGGAATGAGCGAGTTCAAGTAAAAtgtaccaagttgatttatctttcatatttacttactttgtttgattttcatctttattttgaagcgatttacttctttttcaactgaaatgaaaatttgcttctaaaaaaaaaaaaaaaaaagaaagaaagaaagcaagagttCATCAAACTTGAGACCAAACACCTTCATTCTTGcatgcctttttcttctttattcaaTTGCGACATCATACTAAATTGAAGGCAAATCGAGCGAACATAACTCGGCTTGTTAGATTGAAACAGTTTCATTCGTCTTAGGATCGTATGGAATTAAACGGAACCAATAATAAGCGGACTAGACTTTAAATTTTCTATTAACAATAGTGAAGAAGATCACGATCGCGGAAGCATATATACGAAGGAACCCGAGAGAGAGCTTAATTTCTCTTTTATGGCAAATATTCATATGATGTTTTGTATAAGAACACAAGAGTTCTTATTAATAAACAATAAAATGTACATTTTTTTGTACAATAATTCTTCTGTTAGTATACCTAACTAATATTTGTAATTAAGTAAATATTGCGACTGCCTCTACAGTACACGTTAACATGGCtattgaaataataataaaaaatcacaaatttttaagTATACATGCAATTAAATAACAAGTCAAAAAATTTCGGGTCGGGTCTTTTATTTGTGACAATTTATGATGAGAATTAAGTGTTATTTTTGGATTATATGGCAAATCTAAACGGG from Rhodamnia argentea isolate NSW1041297 chromosome 2, ASM2092103v1, whole genome shotgun sequence encodes the following:
- the LOC115746263 gene encoding cysteine proteinase RD21A-like; translated protein: MGVHGPSTSLMGLLFSFFMLLALSSAADMSIISYDRAHGGHPGRRTDAEVMALYESWLVKHGKAYNALGEKERRFEIFKDNLRFIDEHNSQNRNYTVGLNRFADLTNEEYRSIYLGARPGAGTRLAKSRSSRRYEPRVGEELPESVDWRKEGAVVGVKDQGSCGSCWAFSTIASVEGINKLVTGNLISLSEQELVDCDTTYNEGCNGGLMDYAFEFIINNGGIDSEEDYPYKAVDGRCDQYRKNAKVVTIDDYEDVPANDEKALQKAVANQPVSVAIEAGGREFQLYQSGIFTGRCGTALDHGVAAVGYGTEDGMNYWIVKNSWGKSWGEQGYIKMERNVANTVTGKCGIAMEASYPIKEGQNPPNPGPSPPSPIKPPTTCDRYYSCPESTTCCCVYQYANYCFAWGCCPLEAATCCEDHESCCPHEYPVCNINEGTCLLSKNNPLSVKALKRTPAQFHWAYGSGGKKSST